A single Lemur catta isolate mLemCat1 chromosome 20, mLemCat1.pri, whole genome shotgun sequence DNA region contains:
- the RRAD gene encoding GTP-binding protein RAD has protein sequence MTLNGGGSGAGGSRGGGRERERRRGSTPWGPAPPLHRRSMPVDERDLQAALAPGALAAAAAGAGTQGPRPDWPQSSSDSLSSADSDSDDNVYKVLLLGAPGVGKSALARIFAGVEDGPEAEATGHTYDRAIMVDGEEASLMVYDIWEQDGSRWLPGHCMAMGDAYVIVYSVTDKGSFEKASELRVQLRRARQTDDVPIILVGNKSDLVRSREVSVDEGRACAVVFDCKFIETSAALHHNVQALFEGVVRQIRLRRDSKEANARRQAGTRRRESLGKKAKRFLGRIVARNSRKMAFRAKSKSCHDLSVL, from the exons ATGACCCTGAACGGCGGCGGCAGCGGAGCGGGCGGGAGCCGCGGCGGGGGCCGGGAGCGCGAGCGCCGTCGAGGCAGCACGCCCTGGGGCCCGGCGCCCCCGCTGCACCGCCGGAGCATGCCGGTGGACGAGCGCGACCTGCAGGCGGCGCTGGCTCCGGGCGCCCTGGCAGCGgccgcggccggggccgggacCCAGGGTCCGAGGCCGGACTGGCCCCAGAGCTCCTCGGACTCGCTCAGCTCAGCGGATAGCGACTCAGACGACAACGTTTACAAGGTGCTGCTGCTGGGGGCGCCCGGCGTGGGCAAGAGCGCTCTGGCGCGCATCTTCGCTGGTGTAGAGGACGGGCCTGAAGCAGAGGCCACAG GGCACACGTATGATCGGGCCATCATGGTGGACGGAGAAGAGGCATCGCTCATGGTCTACGACATTTGGGAGCAG GACGGGAGCCGCTGGCTGCCTGGTCACTGCATGGCCATGGGGGATGCATACGTCATTGTGTACTCAGTGACAGACAAGGGCAGCTTCGAGAAGGCCTCAGAGCTGCGGGTTCAGCTGCGGCGTGCACGGCAGACAGACGATGTGCCCATCATTCTCGTGGGCAACAAGAGCGACCTGGTGCGTTCGCGTGAGGTCTCCGTGGATG AGGGCCGGGCCTGCGCTGTGGTCTTTGACTGTAAGTTCATCGAGACGTCGGCGGCGCTGCACCACAATGTCCAAGCTCTGTTTGAGGGTGTCGTGCGCCAGATACGCCTGCGAAGGGACAGCAAAGAGGCCAATGCCAGACGGCAGGCCGGTACCCGACGGCGAGAAAGCCTTGGCAAAAAAGCGAAGCGCTTCCTGGGCCGCATTGTAGCACGCAACAGCCGCAAGATGGCCTTTCGAGCCAAGTCCAAGTCCTGCCACGACCTTTCGGTTCTCTAG
- the CDH16 gene encoding cadherin-16 isoform X2 has product MSWPVLTMVPAWLWLLCLSVPQALPEAQPAELYVEVPENYGGNFPLYLAKLPLPREEAEGQVVLSGDSGRAAEGPFAVDPESGFLLVTRTLDREEQAEYQLQVSLETKDGHVSWGPQPVRVHVKDENDQVPRFSQAIYRAQLSQGTRPDIPFLFLEASDGDEPGTANSDLRFHILSQAPAQPSPDMFQLESRLGALALSPKGSACLDQALEGPYQLLVQVKDMGDQASGHQATATIDVSLVESTWVPLEPIHLAENLQVPYPHPIAQVHWSGGDVHYHLESQPPGPFDVDAEGKLYVTSELDREAQAEYLLQVWAQNARGEDYAEPLELHVVVMDENDNAPVCPLPGPPISIPELSPPGTEVTRLSAEDADAPGSPNSHVVYRLLSPEPEEGAAGRAFELDPTSGSVTLGAAPLHAGQNILLQVLASDLAGAEGGLSSTCEVTVTISDVNDHAPEFTTSQIGPISLPEDVEPGTLVATLTATDADLESAFRLMDFAIEAGNVEGIFGLDWEPDSSHVQLRLCKNLSYEAAPSHEVVVVVQNVAELVGQGPGPGATATVTVLVERVLPPPKLDQESYEATVPVSTPAGSLLLTVQPADPTSRPLRFSLANDSEGWLCIDKVSGEVHTARSLQGAQPGDTYTVLVEAQDADEPRLSSSATLVIHFLKAPPPLALTPAPVLSRHLCTPRQDHGVIVSGPREDPDLARGPYSFALGPNPTVQRDWRLQPLNGSHAYLTLALHWVEPHEHVVPVVVSHNGRMWQLLVRGFFLILIFTHLALARKKDLDQPADSVPLKAAV; this is encoded by the exons ATGAGCTG GCCCGTCCTGACCATGGTCCCTGCCTGGTTGTGGCTGCTTTGCCTCTCCGTCCCCCAG GCACTCCCTGAGGCCCAGCCTGCAGAGCTGTATGTGGAAGTCCCAGAAAACTATGGTGGAAATTTCCCTTTGTACCTGGCCAAG CTGCCACTGCCCCGTGAGGAGGCTGAAGGCCAGGTTGTGCTGTCAGGGGACTCAGGCAGGGCAGCTGAGGGCCCCTTTGCTGTGGATCCGGAGTCTGGCTTCCTGCTGGTGACCAGGACCTTGGACCGAGAGGAACAGGCGGAGTACCAGCTGCAG GTCTCCCTGGAGACCAAGGATGGACATGTCTCGTGGGGCCCGCAGCCTGTGCGCGTGCACGTGAAGGATGAGAATGACCAGGTGCCCCGTTTCTCCCAAGCCATCTACAGAGCTCAGCTGAGCCAGGGCACCAGGCCTG acatccccttcctcttccttgagGCTTCGGATGGGGACGAGCCAGGCACAGCCAACTCGGACCTTCGATTCCACATCCTgagccaggccccagcccagccttccCCAGACATGTTCCAGCTGGAGTCTCGGCTGGGCGCTCTGGCCCTCAGCCCCAAGG GAAGCGCCTGTCTAGACCAGGCCCTGGAGGGGCCCTACCAGCTGTTGGTACAGGTCAAGGACATGGGCGACCAGGCCTCAGGCCACCAGGCCACAGCCACCATAGATGTCTCCCTAGTGGAGAGCACCTGGGTGCCCCTAGAGCCTATCCACCTGGCAGAGAATCTCCAAGTCCCATACCCACACCCCATCGCCCAG GTACACTGGAGTGGGGGCGATGTGCACTATCACCTGGAGAGCCAGCCCCCGGGGCCCTTTGATGTGGACGCAGAGGGGAAACTCTACGTGACCAGTGAGCTGGACCGAGAAGCTCAGGCTGAG TACCTGCTCCAGGTGTGGGCTCAGAATGCCCGTGGCGAGGACTATGCAGAACCTCTGGAGCTGCATGTGGTGGTGATGGATGAGAATGACAACGCGCCTGtctgccccctgcctggccccccaaTCAGCATCCCTGAGCTCAGCCCCCCAG GCACCGAAGTGACCAGGCTGTCGGCAGAGGACGCAGATGCCCCCGGCTCCCCCAATTCCCACGTTGTGTATCGGCTCCTGAGTCCTGAACCTgaggagggggcagcagggagagcCTTTGAGCTGGACCCCACTTCAGGCAGCGTGACACTGGGGGCTGCTCCACTACACGCCGGCCAGAACATCCTGCTCCAAGTGCTGGCCAGTGACCTAGCAGGAGCAGAGGGTG GACTCAGCAGCACGTGTGAGGTCACAGTCACCATCTCAGACGTCAATGACCACGCTCCCGAGTTCACAACTTCCCAG aTTGGGCCTATCAGCCTCCCTGAGGATGTGGAGCCTGGGACTCTGGTGGCCACACTCACAGCCACTGATGCCGACCTTGAATCTGCCTTCCGCCTCATGGACTTCGCCATCGAGGCGGGAAACGTGGAAGGGATCTTCGGCTTGGATTGGGAGCCAGACTCGAGTCATGTCCAACTCCGACTCTGCAAG AACCTCAGCTATGAGGCAGCTCCAAGTCACGAGGTAGTAGTGGTGGTGCAAAACGTGGCAGAGTTGGTGGGGCAGGGCCCCGGCCCTGGAGCCACGGCCACAGTGACCGTGCTGGTGGAGAGGGTGCTGCCACCTCCCAAGTTGGACCAGGAAAGCTACGAGGCCACAGTCCCAGTGAGCACCCCGGCCGGCTCCCTCCTGCTGACCGTCCAGCCGGCAGACCCCACGAGCAGACCCCTCAG gttctcCCTGGCCAATGACTCAGAGGGCTGGCTCTGCATTGACAAGGTCTCCGGGGAGGTGCACACGGCCCGGTCCCTGCAGGGCGCCCAGCCTGGGGACACGTACACAGTGCTCGTGGAGGCCCAGGATGCAG ATGAGCCAAGACTGAGCAGCTCTGCCACCCTCGTGATCCACTTCCTGAAGGCCCCTCCTCCCCTAGCCCTGACTCCGGCCCCTGTGCTCTCGCGTCACCTCTGCACACCCCGCCAGGACCATGGCGTGATTGTCAGTGGACCCAGGGAGGACCCCGACCTGGCCAGAGGTCCCTACAGCTTTGCCCTTGGGCCCAACCCCACAGTGCAGAGGGATTGGCGGCTCCAGCCCCTCAATG GTTCCCATGCCTACCTCACCCTGGCCCTGCATTGGGTGGAGCCACATGAACACGTGGTCCCTGTGGTGGTCAGCCACAATGGCCGGATGTGGCAGCTCCTGGTTCGAG GcttcttcctcatcctcatcTTCACCCACCTGGCCCTGGCGAGGAAGAAGGACCTGGATCAGCCAGCGGACAGCGTGCCCCTGAAGGCGGCCGTCTGA
- the CDH16 gene encoding cadherin-16 isoform X1: protein MSWPVLTMVPAWLWLLCLSVPQALPEAQPAELYVEVPENYGGNFPLYLAKLPLPREEAEGQVVLSGDSGRAAEGPFAVDPESGFLLVTRTLDREEQAEYQLQVSLETKDGHVSWGPQPVRVHVKDENDQVPRFSQAIYRAQLSQGTRPDIPFLFLEASDGDEPGTANSDLRFHILSQAPAQPSPDMFQLESRLGALALSPKGSACLDQALEGPYQLLVQVKDMGDQASGHQATATIDVSLVESTWVPLEPIHLAENLQVPYPHPIAQVHWSGGDVHYHLESQPPGPFDVDAEGKLYVTSELDREAQAEYLLQVWAQNARGEDYAEPLELHVVVMDENDNAPVCPLPGPPISIPELSPPGTEVTRLSAEDADAPGSPNSHVVYRLLSPEPEEGAAGRAFELDPTSGSVTLGAAPLHAGQNILLQVLASDLAGAEGGLSSTCEVTVTISDVNDHAPEFTTSQIGPISLPEDVEPGTLVATLTATDADLESAFRLMDFAIEAGNVEGIFGLDWEPDSSHVQLRLCKNLSYEAAPSHEVVVVVQNVAELVGQGPGPGATATVTVLVERVLPPPKLDQESYEATVPVSTPAGSLLLTVQPADPTSRPLRFSLANDSEGWLCIDKVSGEVHTARSLQGAQPGDTYTVLVEAQDADEPRLSSSATLVIHFLKAPPPLALTPAPVLSRHLCTPRQDHGVIVSGPREDPDLARGPYSFALGPNPTVQRDWRLQPLNGSHAYLTLALHWVEPHEHVVPVVVSHNGRMWQLLVRVIVCRCNVEGQCMRKVGRMKGMPTKLSAVGTLVGTLAAIGFFLILIFTHLALARKKDLDQPADSVPLKAAV from the exons ATGAGCTG GCCCGTCCTGACCATGGTCCCTGCCTGGTTGTGGCTGCTTTGCCTCTCCGTCCCCCAG GCACTCCCTGAGGCCCAGCCTGCAGAGCTGTATGTGGAAGTCCCAGAAAACTATGGTGGAAATTTCCCTTTGTACCTGGCCAAG CTGCCACTGCCCCGTGAGGAGGCTGAAGGCCAGGTTGTGCTGTCAGGGGACTCAGGCAGGGCAGCTGAGGGCCCCTTTGCTGTGGATCCGGAGTCTGGCTTCCTGCTGGTGACCAGGACCTTGGACCGAGAGGAACAGGCGGAGTACCAGCTGCAG GTCTCCCTGGAGACCAAGGATGGACATGTCTCGTGGGGCCCGCAGCCTGTGCGCGTGCACGTGAAGGATGAGAATGACCAGGTGCCCCGTTTCTCCCAAGCCATCTACAGAGCTCAGCTGAGCCAGGGCACCAGGCCTG acatccccttcctcttccttgagGCTTCGGATGGGGACGAGCCAGGCACAGCCAACTCGGACCTTCGATTCCACATCCTgagccaggccccagcccagccttccCCAGACATGTTCCAGCTGGAGTCTCGGCTGGGCGCTCTGGCCCTCAGCCCCAAGG GAAGCGCCTGTCTAGACCAGGCCCTGGAGGGGCCCTACCAGCTGTTGGTACAGGTCAAGGACATGGGCGACCAGGCCTCAGGCCACCAGGCCACAGCCACCATAGATGTCTCCCTAGTGGAGAGCACCTGGGTGCCCCTAGAGCCTATCCACCTGGCAGAGAATCTCCAAGTCCCATACCCACACCCCATCGCCCAG GTACACTGGAGTGGGGGCGATGTGCACTATCACCTGGAGAGCCAGCCCCCGGGGCCCTTTGATGTGGACGCAGAGGGGAAACTCTACGTGACCAGTGAGCTGGACCGAGAAGCTCAGGCTGAG TACCTGCTCCAGGTGTGGGCTCAGAATGCCCGTGGCGAGGACTATGCAGAACCTCTGGAGCTGCATGTGGTGGTGATGGATGAGAATGACAACGCGCCTGtctgccccctgcctggccccccaaTCAGCATCCCTGAGCTCAGCCCCCCAG GCACCGAAGTGACCAGGCTGTCGGCAGAGGACGCAGATGCCCCCGGCTCCCCCAATTCCCACGTTGTGTATCGGCTCCTGAGTCCTGAACCTgaggagggggcagcagggagagcCTTTGAGCTGGACCCCACTTCAGGCAGCGTGACACTGGGGGCTGCTCCACTACACGCCGGCCAGAACATCCTGCTCCAAGTGCTGGCCAGTGACCTAGCAGGAGCAGAGGGTG GACTCAGCAGCACGTGTGAGGTCACAGTCACCATCTCAGACGTCAATGACCACGCTCCCGAGTTCACAACTTCCCAG aTTGGGCCTATCAGCCTCCCTGAGGATGTGGAGCCTGGGACTCTGGTGGCCACACTCACAGCCACTGATGCCGACCTTGAATCTGCCTTCCGCCTCATGGACTTCGCCATCGAGGCGGGAAACGTGGAAGGGATCTTCGGCTTGGATTGGGAGCCAGACTCGAGTCATGTCCAACTCCGACTCTGCAAG AACCTCAGCTATGAGGCAGCTCCAAGTCACGAGGTAGTAGTGGTGGTGCAAAACGTGGCAGAGTTGGTGGGGCAGGGCCCCGGCCCTGGAGCCACGGCCACAGTGACCGTGCTGGTGGAGAGGGTGCTGCCACCTCCCAAGTTGGACCAGGAAAGCTACGAGGCCACAGTCCCAGTGAGCACCCCGGCCGGCTCCCTCCTGCTGACCGTCCAGCCGGCAGACCCCACGAGCAGACCCCTCAG gttctcCCTGGCCAATGACTCAGAGGGCTGGCTCTGCATTGACAAGGTCTCCGGGGAGGTGCACACGGCCCGGTCCCTGCAGGGCGCCCAGCCTGGGGACACGTACACAGTGCTCGTGGAGGCCCAGGATGCAG ATGAGCCAAGACTGAGCAGCTCTGCCACCCTCGTGATCCACTTCCTGAAGGCCCCTCCTCCCCTAGCCCTGACTCCGGCCCCTGTGCTCTCGCGTCACCTCTGCACACCCCGCCAGGACCATGGCGTGATTGTCAGTGGACCCAGGGAGGACCCCGACCTGGCCAGAGGTCCCTACAGCTTTGCCCTTGGGCCCAACCCCACAGTGCAGAGGGATTGGCGGCTCCAGCCCCTCAATG GTTCCCATGCCTACCTCACCCTGGCCCTGCATTGGGTGGAGCCACATGAACACGTGGTCCCTGTGGTGGTCAGCCACAATGGCCGGATGTGGCAGCTCCTGGTTCGAG tgaTCGTGTGTCGCTGCAACGTGGAGGGGCAGTGCATGCGTAAGGTGGGCCGCATGAAGGGCATGCCCACGAAGCTCTCGGCAGTGGGCACCCTCGTGGGCACCCTGGCAGCGATAG GcttcttcctcatcctcatcTTCACCCACCTGGCCCTGGCGAGGAAGAAGGACCTGGATCAGCCAGCGGACAGCGTGCCCCTGAAGGCGGCCGTCTGA
- the PDP2 gene encoding pyruvate dehydrogenase [acetyl-transferring]-phosphatase 2, mitochondrial, with protein sequence MSSTVTYWILNSVRNSVATFHGGRRLYSRCVSNRNKSKRKLFSRVPPTLKNSSPCGTFTLQKAYRHTSTEEDDFQLQLSPEQVNEVLRAGESAHKILDLDSGVPNSVLRYESNQLAANSPVEDRRGVASCLQTSGLMFGIFDGHGGHACVQAVSERLFYYVAVSLMSHQTLEQMEGAMESMKPLLPMLQWLKHPGDSIYKDVTSVHLDHLRVYWQELLDLHVEMGLSIEEALMYSFQRLDSDISLEIQAPLEDEVTRNLSLQVAFSGATACMAHVDGVHLHVANAGDCRAILGVQEDNGMWSCLPLTRDHNAWNQAELSRLKGEHPKSEERTIIMDDRLLGVLMPCRAFGDVQLKWSKELQRSVLERGFDTEALNIYQFTPPHYYTPPYLTAEPEVTYHRLRPQDKFLVLASDGLWDMLSNEDVVRLVVGHLAELGQHKPDLAQRPTNLGLMQSLLLQRKASRLHDTDQNAATRLIRHAIGSNEYGEMEPDRLTAMLTLPEDLARMYRDDITVTVVYFNSESIDAYYKGG encoded by the coding sequence ATGTCAAGTACTGTGACCTACTGGATCTTAAATTCTGTAAGGAACAGCGTTGCCACATTTCACGGGGGCAGACGTTTATACTCTAGGTGTGTCTCAAATAGGAATAAATCAAAACGGAAGCTCTTTTCTCGGGTGCCACCCACCCTAAAAAACAGTTCCCCATGTGGTACCTTTACTCTTCAGAAGGCGTACAGACACACGTCCACGGAGGAAGATGATTTCCAGTTGCAACTCAGCCCCGAGCAGGTAAATGAAGTGCTTCGAGCTGGCGAGTCAGCCCACAAGATTCTTGACCTTGACAGTGGAGTCCCAAATTCAGTGTTGCGGTATGAGAGCAATCAGCTGGCTGCCAATTCCCCAGTGGAGGACCGGCGAGGTGTAGCCTCTTGCCTGCAGACCAGCGGACTGATGTTTGGCATCTTTGATGGACATGGTGGTCATGCATGTGTGCAAGCAGTGAGCGAGAGGCTCTTCTACTACGTGGCAGTGTCCCTGATGTCCCACCAGACCCTAGAGCAGATGGAGGGAGCAATGGAAAGCATGAAGCCCCTGCTGCCCATGCTGCAGTGGCTCAAGCACCCAGGAGACAGTATCTACAAGGATGTCACATCAGTACACCTTGACCACCTCCGTGTCTATTGGCAGGAACTGCTTGACCTACACGTGGAAATGGGACTGAGCATTGAGGAAGCATTAATGTACTCCTTCCAGAGACTGGACTCTGACATCTCGCTGGAAATTCAGGCCCCCCTGGAAGATGAGGTGACAAGAAACCTATCACTTCAGGTTGCCTTCTCTGGAGCAACAGCCTGCATGGCCCATGTTGACGGAGTTCACTTGCACGTGGCAAACGCTGGTGACTGCCGGGCCATCCTCGGTGTCCAGGAGGACAATGGCATGTGGTCTTGTCTGCCCCTTACCCGTGACCACAATGCCTGGAACCAAGCCGAGCTGTCCCGGCTAAAGGGGGAGCACCCCAAGTCAGAGGAGAGGACAATCATCATGGATGACAGGCTGCTGGGTGTCCTCATGCCCTGCAGGGCCTTCGGGGATGTCCAGCTGAAGTGGAGTAAAGAGCTGCAGCGCAGTGTCCTGGAGAGGGGCTTTGATACTGAGGCCCTCAATATTTACCAGTTCACCCCCCCACACTACTATACTCCCCCCTACCTGACTGCTGAGCCTGAGGTCACATACCACAGGCTGAGGCCCCAGGATAAGTTCCTTGTGCTGGCCTCAGATGGCCTGTGGGACATGCTGAGCAATGAGGACGTGGTGAGGCTGGTGGTGGGGCACCTGGCCGAGCTGGGTCAGCACAAGCCAGACCTGGCCCAGAGACCCACCAACCTGGGGCTCATGCAGAGCCTGCTGCTGCAGAGGAAAGCCAGCAGGCTCCACGACACTGACCAAAATGCAGCCACACGTCTGATCAGACATGCCATCGGGAGCAACGAGTATGGGGAGATGGAGCCAGACCGGTTGACAGCGATGCTGACATTGCCGGAGGACTTGGCAAGAATGTACAGGGATGATATCACTGTCACTGTGGTGTATTTTAACTCAGAATCAATTGATGCATATTACAAGGGAGGTTAA